Proteins found in one Armatimonadota bacterium genomic segment:
- a CDS encoding family 10 glycosylhydrolase, giving the protein MKYAIVAGLGLVLLCASATCRQVEQRAVWAHFSDIKDPETLQKSVDRIAAAGMNAIYILVWYNGGQATYVSDICPMQSGTPEGFDPLGALIEAAKPRGIDVHAWFVNGSYGHTRPGFVFAKHPDWELQSGSDSGDGWYDLGKSEVRAFQRDVMLECLRRYDVAGIHFDYIRFNGRGMCYCDECQRQVQEQFGIPPVSAANPTFPLASQMSGNPVGKVSTAQVLATFEDGVPAITLNKLGEGEAALFNWQAENTGNRAVPEIAAKLLERFGATGDTVYQVRNTPTTDRYGLGSQQKGMDWVRGMGCKVAAVTDAELEKVPAGATVLFTAQYLIPPETAAWLERHVSAGGNALFVDGPIFSIKEPALQRVLGLTGPERYFSAMRVISPAPDQDLIIPGPPVDPEMEMKRAAAWEQFRRSVVTDLVRQVYRGAKQIKPEAQVSAAVFYNRAAADSVCQDWYGWLSEGIIDYVLPMAYTEDNAKLAEALDEWTAFDPELARIIPGLSIYSKSGGGRTVTRDLDLVKQQVDLCRSYNARGNCFFALAYLNDALRDQFAAGPYAEPAEAYYPPAR; this is encoded by the coding sequence ATGAAGTACGCAATCGTGGCCGGTCTAGGGCTGGTGCTTCTGTGTGCAAGCGCGACCTGCCGGCAAGTGGAGCAACGCGCGGTCTGGGCGCATTTCTCTGACATCAAAGACCCGGAGACACTCCAGAAATCGGTGGATCGCATCGCCGCGGCGGGCATGAACGCGATCTACATCCTCGTTTGGTACAACGGCGGACAGGCTACTTACGTGAGCGATATCTGCCCCATGCAGAGCGGAACGCCCGAGGGGTTCGACCCACTGGGCGCACTCATCGAGGCGGCCAAACCCAGGGGCATCGACGTCCACGCCTGGTTCGTGAATGGGAGCTACGGCCACACGCGCCCCGGCTTCGTTTTTGCCAAGCATCCAGACTGGGAACTGCAGAGCGGAAGCGACTCGGGCGACGGGTGGTACGACCTGGGCAAGTCCGAAGTGCGCGCTTTCCAGCGAGACGTGATGCTGGAGTGCCTGCGCAGGTACGACGTGGCAGGCATCCACTTTGACTATATCCGCTTCAACGGACGGGGCATGTGCTACTGCGATGAATGCCAAAGGCAGGTGCAGGAGCAGTTCGGGATCCCACCGGTGTCGGCTGCGAATCCGACCTTCCCGCTGGCCAGCCAGATGAGTGGCAACCCGGTGGGTAAGGTCAGCACCGCGCAGGTGCTGGCGACCTTTGAAGATGGCGTCCCGGCGATCACCCTCAACAAGCTCGGCGAAGGCGAAGCCGCGCTGTTCAACTGGCAGGCGGAGAACACCGGGAATAGGGCGGTTCCGGAGATCGCGGCCAAGTTGCTGGAACGTTTCGGCGCGACCGGCGATACCGTCTACCAGGTGCGCAACACGCCCACTACCGACCGCTATGGGCTGGGCAGTCAGCAGAAGGGCATGGATTGGGTGCGCGGTATGGGCTGCAAGGTTGCGGCGGTCACCGATGCCGAGCTTGAGAAGGTCCCGGCCGGGGCGACCGTGCTCTTCACCGCGCAGTATCTGATCCCGCCCGAGACCGCGGCTTGGCTGGAGCGGCACGTGAGCGCCGGCGGGAACGCCCTGTTCGTGGACGGCCCGATATTCTCCATCAAGGAGCCCGCCTTGCAGCGAGTGCTGGGGCTGACCGGACCGGAGCGATACTTCAGCGCCATGCGCGTCATAAGTCCCGCGCCGGACCAGGACCTGATCATTCCCGGGCCACCGGTGGACCCGGAAATGGAGATGAAGCGCGCTGCTGCCTGGGAGCAGTTCCGGCGAAGCGTGGTGACCGATCTCGTGCGCCAGGTCTACCGGGGCGCGAAGCAGATCAAGCCCGAGGCCCAGGTCTCCGCGGCGGTCTTCTACAACCGGGCTGCCGCGGACAGCGTCTGCCAGGACTGGTACGGCTGGCTGAGTGAGGGCATCATCGACTACGTGCTGCCCATGGCCTACACCGAAGACAACGCGAAGCTCGCCGAGGCGCTGGACGAGTGGACGGCCTTCGACCCGGAACTGGCGCGGATCATCCCCGGGCTTTCCATCTACTCGAAGTCCGGCGGCGGCAGGACCGTCACCCGCGATCTGGACCTCGTGAAGCAGCAGGTGGATCTCTGCCGGTCCTACAACGCGCGGGGAAACTGTTTCTTTGCGCTGGCTTACCTCAATGATGCTCTGCGCGACCAGTTCGCGGCGGGCCCATACGCTGAGCCTGCTGAGGCCTACTACCCGCCTGCGAGGTGA